In the genome of Acidobacteriota bacterium, one region contains:
- the atpB gene encoding ATP synthase F0 subunit A gives MPEQIWFTHILNALFAAPVDGLFHLLGIPVLYPAAPITNTFALEVLTALILVIIATLVRSRLSVERPGAIQQSVELSWNAIGDHGEEVIGHGGKRFLPFLFTLFFFILIGNLMGLVPSLDSPTAGIETTLGLALATFVYFHAVGLKKLGIVKYAKSFAGPMIFLAPLMVPLEIISSFARILSLSVRLFANMFAGEMITTIFLALLPIAGIAFMGLHVFIAILQAYIFMVLAMVYLSGATAEEH, from the coding sequence ATGCCTGAACAAATCTGGTTCACCCACATCCTGAACGCCCTCTTCGCGGCGCCGGTCGACGGTCTGTTCCACCTCCTCGGCATTCCCGTCCTCTATCCTGCCGCGCCCATTACCAATACCTTCGCCCTCGAAGTCCTGACCGCCCTGATTCTGGTTATTATCGCCACCCTCGTGCGCAGCCGCCTTTCTGTCGAGCGTCCCGGCGCCATCCAGCAATCGGTCGAGCTGAGCTGGAACGCCATCGGCGATCACGGCGAAGAAGTCATCGGCCATGGCGGCAAGCGCTTTCTACCCTTCCTGTTCACCTTGTTCTTCTTCATCCTGATCGGCAATCTGATGGGCCTGGTACCCAGTCTCGATTCGCCCACCGCCGGCATCGAAACCACGCTCGGTCTGGCTCTCGCCACGTTTGTCTACTTCCACGCCGTCGGCTTGAAAAAGCTCGGCATCGTGAAGTACGCCAAGTCCTTCGCCGGGCCCATGATCTTTCTGGCCCCACTCATGGTGCCGCTCGAAATCATCAGCAGCTTCGCCCGCATCCTCTCCCTCAGCGTTCGTCTCTTCGCCAACATGTTCGCGGGCGAGATGATCACCACTATCTTTCTGGCGCTGCTGCCCATCGCCGGCATCGCCTTCATGGGCCTGCACGTCTTCATCGCCATCTTGCAGGCCTACATCTTCATGGTTTTGGCGATGGTCTATCTCTCCGGCGCCACCGCCGAGGAGCACTAG
- the glnA gene encoding type I glutamate--ammonia ligase, with product MVDIRFTDLPGLWHHITFPIVQLSEASFEDGFGMDGSSIRGWAAIHESDMLLTPDASWFMLDPFCTEATLVLIGSISDPLTRQHYEKDPRYIAQKAEAYLLSTGLADEAFFGAEAEFFIFDNVRFDQREQHGFYFIDAEEGRWNSGREADNLGYRPRVKEGYFPVPPTDHYQDLRTEMVMRLQAAGLHVECHHHEVATAGQAEIDLRFDTLLKSADHMMQYKYIVRNVANEYGKTVTFMPKPIFGDNGSGMHVHQSLWKSGKPLFAGDGYAGLAPMALNYIGGLLQHAPALAALMAPTTNSYKRLVPGYEAPVNLAYSRRNRSAACRIPMYSSSPKAKRVEFRPPDPSANPYLCFSALLLAGLDGIENRTDPGEPLDRDIYDLKPEELKDVPSLPASLDAALDALEADHEFLLKGDVFTEEVIHTWIDYKRKNEVDAVRLRPHPYEFALYYDI from the coding sequence ATGGTCGACATCCGCTTCACCGACCTCCCGGGCCTGTGGCATCACATTACCTTCCCCATCGTCCAGCTCAGCGAGGCCAGCTTCGAGGATGGCTTCGGCATGGATGGCTCCAGCATCCGCGGCTGGGCCGCCATCCATGAGAGCGATATGCTCCTTACCCCCGACGCGTCCTGGTTCATGCTGGATCCCTTCTGCACCGAAGCCACGCTGGTGCTGATCGGCAGCATTAGCGACCCGCTCACCCGCCAGCATTACGAAAAAGACCCCCGCTACATCGCACAAAAAGCGGAAGCCTACCTGCTCTCGACCGGCCTTGCCGACGAGGCTTTCTTTGGCGCCGAAGCCGAGTTTTTCATCTTCGACAATGTCCGCTTCGATCAGCGCGAGCAGCACGGCTTCTACTTCATTGACGCCGAGGAGGGCCGCTGGAACTCCGGCCGCGAGGCCGACAATCTCGGCTATCGCCCGCGCGTCAAAGAAGGTTATTTTCCCGTCCCACCCACCGACCACTACCAGGACCTGCGCACCGAGATGGTGATGCGCCTCCAGGCCGCCGGCCTCCACGTCGAGTGCCACCACCACGAAGTCGCCACCGCCGGCCAGGCCGAAATCGACCTCCGCTTTGACACCTTGCTGAAGAGCGCCGACCACATGATGCAGTACAAGTACATCGTCCGCAACGTCGCCAACGAGTACGGCAAGACCGTGACCTTCATGCCCAAGCCTATCTTTGGCGACAACGGCAGCGGCATGCATGTCCACCAGTCGCTGTGGAAGTCAGGCAAGCCGCTCTTCGCTGGCGACGGCTACGCCGGCCTCGCACCCATGGCGCTCAACTATATCGGCGGCCTGCTGCAGCACGCCCCCGCCCTTGCCGCCCTCATGGCGCCCACCACCAATAGCTATAAGCGCCTCGTCCCCGGCTACGAGGCCCCAGTGAACCTCGCCTACTCGCGCCGCAATCGCTCCGCCGCCTGCCGCATTCCCATGTACTCGTCCTCGCCCAAGGCCAAGCGCGTCGAGTTCCGCCCGCCCGATCCCTCGGCCAACCCCTATCTCTGTTTCTCGGCGCTGCTGCTGGCTGGCCTCGACGGCATCGAGAACCGCACCGATCCCGGCGAGCCGCTCGACCGCGACATCTACGACCTCAAACCGGAAGAGCTCAAAGATGTGCCTTCGCTCCCCGCCTCCCTCGATGCCGCCCTCGACGCCCTTGAAGCCGACCACGAGTTCCTCCTCAAAGGCGACGTCTTCACCGAAGAGGTCATCCACACCTGGATCGACTACAAGCGCAAAAACGAAGTCGACGCCGTCCGCCTCCGTCCTCACCCCTACGAGTTCGCCCTCTACTACGACATCTAG
- a CDS encoding LysR family transcriptional regulator, whose product MDFDQLHAFLEVARLNSFSRAAMSCFRTQPAISAQIRLLEDELGERLFDRSGGRVALTEAGRVWQDFAQRLVALRQEGRRALADLAQSPRGELRIAANEGSCLHVLPEVFAAFKRQHPAVAVHIRRGEHNDILEDVLELRADFGVVSLPVRDARLKVVPLQRDEIVAVVAPGHRLVRSGTVDAGELTGEPLLLPRSGQTREAIEQLLAPLGPMQISMELDSTELLKGFAAAGLGVAFVARSLAAAEERAGELVLMEIAGRKLYRELGLIFRRDRALGRAALAFIEIAVSGRGRQ is encoded by the coding sequence ATGGATTTTGACCAGCTTCATGCGTTTCTTGAAGTCGCACGGCTCAACTCATTCAGCCGCGCCGCCATGAGCTGCTTCCGAACGCAGCCGGCGATCAGCGCGCAGATTCGGCTGCTGGAAGACGAGCTGGGCGAACGGCTGTTCGACCGCAGCGGCGGCCGGGTGGCGCTGACCGAAGCCGGCCGGGTGTGGCAGGACTTTGCCCAGCGGCTGGTGGCCTTGCGGCAGGAGGGGCGGCGGGCGCTGGCGGATCTGGCGCAGAGCCCGCGGGGCGAATTGCGGATTGCGGCCAACGAGGGCAGTTGCCTGCACGTGCTGCCGGAGGTGTTTGCGGCATTCAAGCGGCAACATCCAGCGGTGGCGGTGCATATCCGGCGCGGGGAGCACAACGACATTCTGGAGGACGTGCTGGAGCTCCGGGCGGACTTTGGCGTGGTTTCCCTGCCGGTGCGGGATGCACGGCTCAAGGTCGTACCCTTGCAACGGGATGAGATCGTGGCGGTGGTGGCGCCGGGACACCGACTCGTGCGGAGCGGGACGGTAGACGCCGGAGAGCTGACAGGAGAGCCGCTGCTGTTGCCGCGCTCAGGACAGACGCGGGAGGCGATTGAGCAACTGCTGGCACCGTTGGGGCCGATGCAGATTTCGATGGAGTTGGACTCGACCGAGCTGCTGAAAGGGTTTGCCGCAGCGGGGTTGGGGGTGGCCTTTGTAGCGCGGTCGTTGGCGGCGGCCGAAGAACGGGCAGGAGAGTTGGTACTGATGGAAATTGCCGGGCGCAAGCTCTACCGCGAGCTGGGGCTGATTTTTCGGCGTGATCGTGCCTTGGGGCGGGCAGCCTTGGCGTTCATTGAGATCGCGGTCAGCGGTAGAGGCCGGCAATAA
- a CDS encoding long-chain fatty acid--CoA ligase encodes MAARALIKAPWRQLGGSRKASGRTLPGIEARTPSDQRERPGQKVASHSPGLCTLNELLLWHGEGRIPLRRFAKRHGCWQGLDSAVFYAQVRALEAGLRLRLGAAPGERVAILAESSPEWLLADFACLAAGVIDVPIYPTLTAEQVAFILNDCAAVGAFVSTPAQAAKIHAQQSALPALRWICCFADSDGGSLEEPGAPAGGPCRESKAALQATNGSDQGKKWRATWTELLAHEPGDSAAAFAGRLRTTPPEQPATLLYTSGTTGSPKGVLLTHANLCANLNYSTLDFDYGHDERRLSILPLSHITERHMAYVDMLYGGEMYFAESLDRVPDYLRELQPTALVSVPRLYEKVADAVQAQVAQKSALAQFLFRWAVKTGEAMIPYRLEGRTAPAWLRLRAALADRVAGRKLRAKLGGHLSKIISGGAALAPAVARLLLALGVMVDEGYGLSETSPVIALSRPGGRRLGSVGRPLENVEVKIAPDGEILVRGPAVFAGYYHLREETAAALQDGWFHTGDVGRLDADGFLYLTDRKKDLLKTSGGKFIAPQPIEAKLKASGLIAEAVVIGDGHNYAVALLVPNWPALEAQNIACADHPAACTSDSVRAVFSTEVERVNATLARFETIKKFALIPSDFTIESGELTPTIKVRRRAVEANYRDVIAGLYR; translated from the coding sequence ATGGCAGCGCGTGCGTTGATAAAAGCACCTTGGCGGCAGCTTGGAGGATCCCGGAAGGCCAGCGGGCGGACCCTGCCGGGAATCGAAGCCCGCACTCCAAGCGACCAACGGGAGCGACCAGGGCAAAAAGTGGCGAGCCACTCCCCGGGTCTGTGCACTCTGAACGAGCTCTTGCTCTGGCATGGCGAGGGCCGCATCCCGTTGCGCCGCTTCGCCAAGCGCCACGGCTGCTGGCAGGGTCTCGATTCCGCGGTCTTCTACGCGCAAGTCCGCGCCCTCGAAGCCGGTCTGCGGCTGCGCTTGGGTGCGGCGCCCGGAGAGCGCGTCGCGATCCTCGCCGAGAGCAGCCCGGAATGGCTGCTCGCCGACTTTGCCTGCCTCGCTGCCGGAGTCATCGACGTTCCCATCTATCCCACTCTGACCGCCGAGCAAGTCGCCTTCATCCTCAACGATTGCGCCGCCGTCGGCGCCTTCGTCTCCACTCCCGCCCAAGCCGCCAAAATCCACGCCCAACAATCCGCACTGCCGGCCTTGCGCTGGATTTGCTGCTTCGCCGATTCCGATGGCGGCAGTTTGGAGGAGCCCGGAGCGCCAGCGGGCGGACCCTGCCGGGAGTCGAAGGCCGCACTCCAAGCGACCAACGGGAGCGACCAGGGCAAAAAGTGGCGAGCCACCTGGACTGAACTGCTCGCGCACGAACCCGGCGACTCCGCCGCCGCTTTCGCCGGCCGCCTGCGCACCACCCCGCCGGAGCAGCCCGCCACTCTGCTCTATACCTCCGGCACCACCGGCTCCCCCAAAGGCGTTCTGCTCACCCATGCCAACCTGTGCGCCAACCTGAATTACTCGACCCTGGATTTCGACTACGGTCACGACGAACGGAGGCTGTCGATCCTGCCCCTGTCGCATATCACCGAACGGCACATGGCCTACGTCGATATGCTCTACGGCGGGGAAATGTACTTCGCCGAAAGCCTCGACCGCGTGCCCGACTATCTGCGCGAGTTGCAACCCACGGCGCTGGTCTCCGTGCCACGCCTGTACGAAAAAGTTGCTGACGCCGTCCAGGCGCAAGTTGCCCAAAAATCCGCCCTGGCGCAATTCCTGTTCCGTTGGGCCGTAAAAACGGGCGAGGCCATGATCCCCTATCGCCTCGAAGGTCGCACCGCCCCCGCCTGGCTCCGCTTGCGGGCGGCGCTGGCCGACCGTGTAGCTGGCCGCAAGCTGCGCGCCAAGCTCGGTGGCCACCTGAGCAAAATCATCAGCGGCGGCGCCGCCCTTGCGCCTGCGGTTGCGCGCTTGCTGCTCGCGCTCGGCGTCATGGTGGATGAAGGCTACGGCCTGAGCGAGACCTCGCCCGTCATCGCCCTCAGCCGCCCCGGCGGCCGCCGCCTGGGCTCCGTCGGCCGTCCGTTGGAGAACGTCGAGGTCAAAATCGCCCCCGACGGCGAAATTCTGGTGCGCGGCCCCGCCGTGTTTGCCGGCTACTACCATCTGCGTGAAGAAACCGCCGCCGCCCTCCAGGACGGCTGGTTCCACACCGGCGATGTCGGTCGTCTCGATGCCGACGGCTTTCTCTACCTCACCGACCGCAAGAAGGACTTGCTCAAGACTTCCGGCGGCAAATTCATCGCCCCGCAACCCATCGAGGCGAAACTCAAAGCCTCCGGCCTGATCGCCGAAGCCGTCGTCATCGGCGACGGTCACAACTACGCCGTGGCCCTGCTCGTGCCCAATTGGCCCGCCCTCGAAGCGCAAAACATCGCCTGCGCCGACCACCCCGCCGCCTGCACCAGTGATTCCGTTCGTGCCGTATTCTCCACCGAAGTCGAGCGCGTCAACGCCACCCTGGCCCGTTTCGAGACCATCAAGAAGTTCGCCCTCATCCCCTCCGACTTCACCATCGAAAGTGGCGAGCTCACGCCCACCATCAAGGTCCGCCGCCGCGCCGTGGAGGCCAACTACCGCGACGTTATTGCCGGCCTCTACCGCTGA
- a CDS encoding inositol-3-phosphate synthase, producing the protein MTDVKTNAAERIAPAKGKLGVLIPGLGAVSTTFIAGVEAVRHGHAKPIGSLTQMGTIRLGKRTDKRTPLIKEFLPLAGLDQLVFGGWDIYNDNCFQAASHAKVLDKDLLQQVKPLLASIRPMPAVFDKNFVKRLDGPNVKTGANKLALAEMLREDIRNFKAKNACDRLVMIWCASTEAYRAPGPVHATLEAFEAGLKANHPDIAPSMIYAYAALQEGVPFANGAPNLTTDTGALLELSKRMQAPICGKDFKTGQTLMKTILAPGLKARMLGLHGWFSTNILGNRDGEVLDDPESFKTKEESKLSVLNHILQPDLYPDLYKDFYHKVRINYYPPRGDNKEGWDNIDIFGWLGYPMQIKVDFLCRDSILAAPVALDLVLLMDLAQRTPSLRGIGIQEWLSFYFKSPITPPGLYPEHDLFIQSMKMKNTMRHIKGEEMITHLGLEYYD; encoded by the coding sequence ATAACGGATGTGAAAACCAATGCTGCGGAAAGGATTGCGCCCGCCAAGGGCAAGCTGGGAGTGCTCATTCCCGGGCTGGGCGCGGTCAGCACGACCTTTATTGCCGGGGTGGAGGCGGTGCGGCACGGTCACGCCAAGCCCATCGGCTCGCTCACCCAGATGGGGACCATTCGGCTGGGCAAACGGACCGATAAGCGCACGCCGTTGATCAAGGAATTCCTGCCTCTGGCGGGGTTGGACCAATTGGTGTTTGGCGGCTGGGATATCTACAACGACAACTGTTTTCAGGCGGCGAGCCACGCCAAGGTGCTGGATAAGGATCTGCTGCAGCAAGTGAAGCCGCTGCTGGCCTCCATCCGGCCGATGCCGGCGGTGTTTGACAAGAACTTCGTCAAGCGGCTGGATGGGCCGAATGTGAAAACGGGCGCCAATAAACTGGCGTTGGCGGAGATGCTGCGCGAGGATATCCGCAACTTCAAGGCCAAAAACGCCTGCGACCGGCTGGTGATGATCTGGTGCGCCTCGACGGAGGCCTATCGCGCACCCGGCCCGGTGCATGCCACACTGGAAGCGTTTGAAGCGGGGCTCAAGGCAAACCATCCCGACATTGCCCCGAGCATGATCTACGCCTACGCCGCGCTGCAGGAAGGCGTGCCCTTTGCCAACGGAGCGCCCAACCTGACGACCGACACGGGCGCGCTGCTGGAGCTGTCGAAGCGGATGCAAGCGCCGATTTGCGGCAAGGACTTTAAGACCGGCCAGACGCTGATGAAAACCATTCTGGCGCCCGGGCTGAAGGCGCGCATGCTGGGCCTGCACGGCTGGTTTTCGACCAACATCCTGGGCAACCGCGACGGCGAAGTGCTCGATGATCCGGAGTCGTTCAAGACCAAGGAGGAGTCGAAGCTGTCGGTGCTCAACCACATCCTGCAGCCGGATTTGTATCCGGACCTGTACAAGGATTTTTACCACAAGGTGCGGATCAACTATTACCCGCCACGTGGTGATAACAAAGAAGGTTGGGACAATATCGATATTTTCGGATGGCTGGGCTATCCGATGCAGATCAAGGTTGACTTTTTGTGCCGGGACTCGATTCTAGCGGCACCGGTGGCACTCGATCTGGTGCTGCTGATGGATCTGGCGCAGCGGACGCCTTCGTTGCGGGGCATTGGCATTCAGGAGTGGCTGTCGTTCTACTTCAAGAGCCCAATCACGCCGCCGGGGCTGTACCCGGAGCACGACCTGTTCATTCAGTCGATGAAGATGAAGAACACCATGCGGCACATCAAGGGCGAAGAGATGATCACCCACCTGGGGCTGGAGTATTACGACTAA
- a CDS encoding homogentisate 1,2-dioxygenase — protein MPVYHRLGQLPAKRHSIFRQADGSLHPEELIGNHGFTGPSSLLYHLHAPTRVTAIRHLLTQALEADTDPTFRHRHFKTGQLALAASPTLDRRPLLFNADVAMSVVRATRPDSFYYRNASADELVYLSEGEGTLESLLGSIPVRRGDYVLIPRGILHRFVFSGELRAVVFESAGYIRTPKRYRNEFGQLLESAPYCERDFRAPSELPVHNEAGEFRMVIKKGDQIQEVTLDHHPLDVVGWDGYYYPYAFNIADFEPRVGRFHLPPPVHQTFEGDGFVVCSFCPRPFDFDAQGVPAPYNHSNVMSDEVLYYANAEFMSRKGIEYGSVTLHPDGIPHGPHPGRTEDSLGKPKTNELAVMMDTFRPLQVAAPALAIEDTDYYRSWVEDSGAHPLTGGL, from the coding sequence ATGCCCGTTTACCATCGTTTAGGGCAGTTGCCCGCCAAACGCCATAGCATCTTCCGCCAGGCGGATGGCTCGCTGCACCCGGAAGAACTCATCGGCAACCACGGCTTTACCGGTCCCTCTTCGCTGCTCTATCACCTCCACGCGCCCACCCGCGTCACCGCCATTCGCCATCTGCTCACCCAGGCGCTGGAGGCCGACACCGATCCCACCTTCCGCCATCGCCATTTCAAGACGGGCCAGCTCGCTCTGGCCGCCAGTCCCACCCTCGACCGCCGGCCGCTGCTGTTCAATGCCGACGTGGCCATGAGCGTCGTCCGCGCCACCCGCCCCGACTCGTTCTATTACCGCAATGCCTCCGCCGACGAGTTGGTCTATCTGAGCGAAGGCGAAGGCACGCTGGAGTCACTCCTGGGTTCGATTCCCGTCCGCCGCGGCGATTACGTCCTCATTCCGCGCGGCATCCTGCACCGCTTCGTCTTCTCGGGCGAACTTCGTGCCGTGGTGTTTGAAAGCGCCGGCTACATCCGCACCCCCAAACGCTACCGCAACGAATTCGGCCAACTGCTGGAGTCAGCCCCCTATTGCGAACGTGATTTCCGCGCGCCCTCCGAGCTGCCCGTGCACAATGAAGCGGGCGAATTCCGAATGGTCATCAAGAAGGGCGATCAGATCCAGGAAGTCACGCTCGATCACCACCCCCTTGACGTGGTCGGCTGGGACGGCTACTACTACCCCTACGCCTTCAACATCGCTGACTTCGAACCCCGCGTCGGCCGCTTCCATCTGCCGCCTCCGGTGCATCAGACCTTCGAAGGCGATGGCTTTGTCGTCTGCTCCTTCTGCCCGCGCCCGTTCGACTTCGACGCCCAGGGCGTTCCCGCGCCCTACAACCACTCCAACGTCATGTCTGACGAGGTGCTCTACTACGCCAACGCCGAGTTCATGAGTCGCAAAGGCATCGAATACGGCTCCGTTACCCTGCATCCGGATGGCATCCCCCACGGCCCTCATCCCGGCCGTACCGAAGACTCCCTCGGCAAGCCTAAAACCAACGAACTCGCCGTCATGATGGATACCTTCCGCCCGCTACAAGTCGCCGCACCCGCCCTCGCCATCGAAGACACCGATTACTACCGCTCCTGGGTCGAAGACAGCGGCGCGCACCCGCTTACCGGCGGCCTATGA
- the hppD gene encoding 4-hydroxyphenylpyruvate dioxygenase: MPDNPLKLKRVHHIEFWVGNAKQASFYYRNALGFSQTAYTGLETGNRKLSGYVLEQGRARFLLTTPLTPDSPVAEHIRQHGDGVHDVAFEVDDADAAFVAAVARGAKPAIEPHDWEDDLGVVRHAAIHTYGETLHSFISRNGYSGPFLPGYKRAEIKAEGKGILRIDHVVGNVGLGEMNLWADWYSNVLGFKRFISFDDKDISTDYSALMSIVMADESESIKFPINEPAPGRKKSQIDEFLEWYGGPGVQHIALQTRDILSSVTALARDGVEFLRVPDAYYELLPARVGKIDQSMHEIQKLGVLVDRDQDGYLLQIFSKPVEDRPTLFFEIIDRHGCRGFGKGNFRALFEAIEREQAVRGNL, from the coding sequence ATGCCGGACAACCCGTTGAAGCTGAAGCGCGTGCATCACATCGAGTTCTGGGTCGGCAACGCCAAGCAGGCCTCGTTCTATTACCGCAATGCGCTTGGGTTTTCGCAGACCGCCTATACCGGCCTGGAGACCGGAAATCGCAAGCTTTCCGGTTACGTGCTCGAACAGGGCCGGGCGCGGTTCCTGCTCACCACTCCGCTTACACCGGACAGCCCGGTAGCCGAGCACATCCGCCAGCATGGTGACGGCGTCCACGACGTGGCTTTCGAAGTGGATGATGCTGACGCTGCCTTTGTCGCCGCCGTTGCCCGCGGCGCCAAACCGGCCATCGAGCCCCATGACTGGGAAGATGACCTGGGCGTCGTCCGCCACGCCGCCATTCACACCTACGGCGAGACGCTGCATTCCTTCATCTCGCGCAATGGCTACTCCGGCCCCTTCCTGCCCGGCTACAAGCGCGCCGAAATCAAGGCGGAAGGCAAAGGTATCCTGCGCATCGATCACGTGGTGGGCAACGTCGGACTGGGCGAGATGAACCTGTGGGCCGACTGGTACAGCAACGTCCTCGGCTTCAAGCGTTTCATCAGCTTCGACGACAAAGACATCTCGACCGATTACAGCGCCCTCATGAGCATCGTCATGGCCGACGAGTCCGAGTCCATCAAATTCCCCATCAATGAGCCCGCGCCCGGCCGCAAAAAGAGCCAGATCGACGAGTTCCTCGAGTGGTATGGCGGTCCCGGCGTGCAGCACATTGCGCTCCAAACCCGCGACATCCTCTCCAGCGTGACCGCCCTCGCGCGCGATGGCGTGGAGTTCCTGCGCGTGCCCGACGCTTATTACGAGCTGCTGCCCGCCCGCGTCGGCAAAATCGACCAGTCCATGCACGAAATCCAGAAACTCGGCGTGCTCGTCGACCGCGACCAGGACGGCTACCTGCTGCAAATTTTCTCCAAGCCCGTCGAAGACCGCCCTACGCTGTTTTTTGAAATCATTGACCGCCACGGCTGCCGCGGCTTCGGCAAGGGCAACTTCCGGGCCCTGTTCGAGGCCATCGAGCGCGAGCAGGCCGTGCGCGGTAATCTCTAG